In Erigeron canadensis isolate Cc75 chromosome 1, C_canadensis_v1, whole genome shotgun sequence, a single window of DNA contains:
- the LOC122594261 gene encoding PKS-NRPS hybrid synthetase cheA-like, with the protein MPLVEIVGVTPTGKTFSIAHALIENEQHATYTWVLQCLRSTLEEGLVVRVALTDRDLALMKAVKDVMPETKLILCRIHIWRNIELHANPSFRSKKDYGLFRHRWDQLVNSITVKEYAENEQRLKVFLADKPNLYKYLQIQWLASYKELFVSCWVDQHRNYRNYTTNRVESEHSLLKSVMHQKRLTFHRIVECVNSVVSGQYTEIKGSLEHCRQYNQNKHNYPCLKDLLGKASHVALQIMVDEIDRLKNTVKGDVSKCGCTEGVYKNMR; encoded by the exons ATGCCGCTTGTTGAGATTGTGGGTGTCACTCCAACTGGCAAGACATTCAGCATTGCGCACGCACTTATTGAAAATGAGCAACATGCGACATACACATGGGTGTTACAGTGCTTGAGGTCGACGCTCGAAGAAGGCCTCGTCGTGCGTGTGGCACTCACTGATCGGGATCTGGCCCTCATGAAAGCGGTTAAGGATGTGATGCCGGAAACGAAGCTGATACTGTGTAGAATACACATTTGGAGGAATATTGAGTTACATGCCAACCCATCGTTTAGGTCAAAAAAAGATTATGGTTTGTTTAGACACCGGTGGGATCAACTCGTAAACTCAATCACGGTTAAAGAATACGCAGAGAATGAGCAGCGGCTAAAAGTATTCTTGGCAGATAAACCAA ATCTTTATAAGTATCTACAAATACAGTGGCTTGCCTCGTACAAGGAGTTATTTGTGTCATGTTGGGTCGACCAACACCGCAACTAtcgtaactacactaccaacagGGTTGAAAGCGAGCATTCTTTGCTGAAGTCAGTTATGCATCAAAAGCGGCTTACGTTCCACAGAATCGTTGAATGTGTTAACTCTGTTGTCAGCGGGCAATACACCGAAATAAAGGGGTCACTGGAACATTGCAGGCAgtacaatcaaaataaacacaactaTCCCTGTTTAAAGGATTTGCTCGGTAAAGCCTCCCATGTAGCCTTGCAAATTATGGTTGACGAAATTGATCGATTGAAAAATACAGTAAAAGGGGACGTGTCAAAGTGCGGGTGTACG GAAGGCGTGTACAAGAATATGAGATAG